The genomic segment GCAAaaacctgtgctctaccactgaggtATCTCTGgtttctgggttttgtttgtttgttttttggcctccagggttatttctggggctcggtgcctgtactacaaatccaatgctcttggaggccattttttcccattttgttgaccttattattattgttgtcattgctgttgttgttgttgttggataggacagagagaaattgaaagaggacgggagggatgggagagaaagatacctacagacctgcttcactacctgtgaagtgaaccccttgcaggtgggaagccgggggtttgaaccgggatcagtccttgtgctttgcccacatgtgcttaacccactgcgctaccgccagaccttTGGTACCTCTGGTTCTGATTTTCTTGAATTCACTAGGCTCTCCTGAAATGTGTCAGTTAAACAATATCTTCTGGATAATTGCTTTCCTTATCCTACCTCCTGGGGGCAGGTGGAGGACTGTGGGTAATAGCATATGGAACATACTTTCTAGACTGTGATATTTTCATTGTAGTTGTTACTCTCTGCTTGGAGAAGGTCGTGCCTAGGTGTCTACTTTCAAGTCACAGGTCCCCTTATTgccatctcatcccctcccttcccattGATTCCACACATAGATATTTACATCCAAGCTAATTTCTGAGTATGTTTTAATTTTGAACTTTACTTTCTGTCTTCTGGCACCTGACCTCCTGGACCTCTGCTTTGTTTTGCACTTCATCTTCCATTTTGAGAGTAATCTTCAGCTTTAGCTATTTATTTCAGACATCGGCTCTTAATTTATGCAACTTTTCATTATGCACCAATAAGATGCTAGAGGGAAGGGGTGTCTTTTTGTGTCTGCCCTGAATCCATTTGcttcttttttgtctctttttcttcagGCAGTTCCAAATGCACCCCATGTCTGCTGACTTTTGAAAAGGCTGTAAAATTAAAGCTACATAATTATGAATACTATGAAAAAGGTTTTGACAACTTTTGGTGGCATTTAATTCAAGTTAAACTCCTCTCATTCAAAATAATAAGCATAATGTTACTTATTATGTAAATGAGGTGGAAAGGCAGATGTTTCTCATCCTGGTGCATTCACTGGAGACTAATATATACAAAAGCTGAGCAGGAGAGGCCATGTTCGACCTGGGAATTTGAATAAAGGTTGAGCAACAAGAAGGATGATTACTTTGGTGCTGTTCTGTCCAATAGGGGAGCCATGGACTCACTACCACACACAGCTATTTACAtttcaattaaaatgaaataaaattaatgtttctcACATTAGCCATAACTCATGAAATCCATGGCAACATGTGACTGGTGGATACTTAGTGATGAGCACAGAAACAGAAATTTTCAACATTGCAGAAGGTTGTAGTGTAGggactgggagataactcaccctTTACAGCACATACTctggaagtcctgagtttgagccctggcaccaagtGGTCATATTTTGGATGGTGCCAGGGATGTTCAATGGGTGGTGAACAactgctatagtgtctctcctctctatgttTCTCCCTTTAATAAATGAATggaaggaagttgggcagtagcacagcaggttaagtgcatgtggcgcaaataaGGACCCCCGTtcgaacccccaactccccacctgcatgggagtcgcttcacaagtggtgaaacaggtctgcatgtgtctatctttttctgtcttcccctcctctctccatttctctctgtcctatccaacaatgacatcaatattaactacaacaataaaaaatcatttaaaaaataaatgaatggaaaaTTGACTATGGTAATGGTATTGGACAGGCACTATGCTTCATTACCACATTCAAAAAGAAAGTTCTGGAGAGAACCTTGGgggcctggtgcatgatgatggaaagaaACCTACATTGGGTTTGAGAGTGTTTTGTAAAgctttcatggggagatgagaaattatacctaagtgtcaacaactgtactataaaccatcaaaACTCCaataaaagtgatttttaaaagttcttttggAACTAGAGTTGCTAACCACAGAGGTATTCAAATGGAGGAGGAATACTTGTCATAATCCTCTTATCAGTTGGAACTTTATCCATCGAGAGTTTCTCAGCATGAGTGTAAATCTATAAACAAGTAAGAGATGATGGGAATCAGGTGGCTATTAAATGACATTCAAGGGacagggtggtagcgcactgggttaagtgcacatattgtgaagcagaaggatcctgtttgagtacctggctcccaacctgcaggggggtcgcttcaaaagtgaagcaggtctgcaggtggtctatctttctctcctcccgtcttctcctctctcaatttctctctttccaatccaacaacaacagtaagaacaataataacaccaccaccaccaacaacaacaacaacaatggaaaaaaagatggtgtccaggagcagtggattcatagtgcaggcaccaggccccagtgataactctgaaggcataAAGGGGCGGGCGCTCAAACTTGAGCTGTGCTTCTTAGACTTGAAATAGACATTCACATGTCGTGGGGATTTGCAAGTACAACTACTCAGTCTATGGTGGAACCTGAGAGTCAGCATTCACCACTAACTCCCTGGagatgttgctgctgctgttggtggTCTGGAGTCCACACTAGAAGAATCAGCGCTTTAAAGCATAGACTTTCAATCCTGGTTATATACTGTAATCACCTGGGAAGGTTTAAAAACTACTGATGCCTGATCTCACCCACAGAGATTGGGATTTAATTTGTCTGGTTGGTATTGTGggcactgaagttttttttttttaaactccccAAGTGATTGAAATTAGAGAAGCATTGGCAGCAATAATGTGGGTCTGTTGAGTTTGAAGGTTAGTTGCGCTGGCTTTACCAGGAAGTCGGTTAGAAGTGCAGAGATACTAGGTCCCATGTCTTGTCATTTTAacaacactccccccaccccggaAACACACACCGCTATTTTTGTATAGTGTAAACTACTGTACTCtataacttttgtttttttctaccaagggactgctcagctctggtttatggtggtgctaggatttAACCTGGGGTCTAAGTAAGAGTCTAAGgtatgaaagtctattgcataaatcactgtgctatctccctaacctACTAGATAGTCTCTTAAGAGAATAATTTATTGATCTATCTATAGGCTGTAAACAAATTCCCAAGGCAGACtgggagatagtgtagtggttttacagagacactttcatgcctgagacactaaagattccaggttcaatccccagcaccactagaaaTCAGAGTTTAGCAGagttatggttaaaaaaaaaagttacttaagATAACAGGCTCTGCTAGTTCCTTAAAATATTAGGGCATATAATTTAGTCAAACTTATGCCAAATTCTTGAAATTTACTAGAATGACTTTGCACATATGCAAACAGAAGTTTCTTACACTGTCACAAAAAGTATCAATTATCTCAGGAGAGCAGGATCTGCACTTTCCAGTCTCAGATAGAAACATAAGAATATCCAATGTTTTAAAACAACTAGTTTCATAATTTCACATAGAATATATAATTGCAGATGAAGTGCTGTTTGCTTTCATTGCCTTTTGATTTTAGAAAATTTTATATTTCTAATTCATTACCAGAGATATATAACATTAAtacttaactaattttttaaagcattctttttaaaatgttttattatttatttatttattcccttttgttgcccttgttttattgttgtagttattattgttgttgtcgttgttggataggacagagagaaatgtagagaggaggggaagacagagaggaggagagaaagatagacacctacagacctgcttcaccgcttgtgaagcgactcccctgcaggtggggagccggggttcgaaccgggatccttatgccggtccttgtgctttgcgccacctgcgcttaacccgctgcgctacagcccaactcccctaattttttaaaacttaatttttaaaaatatttatttattcccttttgttgcccttgttgttttttattgttgtagttgatgtcatcattgttggataggacagagaaaaatggagagaagaggggaagacagggagggggagagaaagatagacacctgcagacctgcttcactgcctgtgaagtgactcccctgcaggtggggagccaggggctagaactgggatccttaagccgggccctggagctttgtgccacgtgcgcctaacccgaaTACTTAACTAATTTATGTAATGTTTCACCATGCAACACTAAGAGGAATGAGATGGGAAATAGTATCCtgactaaaatattttaaagccatGTTTCTTATCTTTTGAAGCAATATTTCAGGGGAGTTGTGCCAAAGATACTTttaatgtacataggctaacaatGTAATGCCTTAAACTACCATGATTCTCAAACTTAAATGTGGTTGGAATCAGAGATCTGATAAAATGCAGACAGACTTTGATGCAATAAGTGTGAGGTAGGGAGGGTCTGGGACATTGTTTCTAACAGTACAAGTGtcagaataataataatccatCCACCATACTTTGTCCCTTCCAGTGAAATGAAATCTTTCCCAATTCCACAGTGGACAGACAGGTGGTCCAGTCAGCCATACTACCATTTCAGCAAAACTAGAGAACTAGAAATGTAACCAATCAGGTTGAATCTTTTCGTTTTGCAGAATGTAGCCAACCATATTATATCTTTCATTTTGTATTCATTTGCACCTTGGCCGCCTGGATTGGGCATGGAATGTAACCAATCCACTTCACCCTTCATTTTACTTATACCTTGATGACTCACAATGATCAATCTGCTTGCACATTACCCTTGTACCTGAGCACACCTGGTTAgtgcaccttgtaaccaatcaaaatgtACCTTTTTCAAAAACGCCCTGTAGCTGCTACAGGTTTAAAAGGAATATCCAAATCAGGAGGATGGTCTAATGTGTCAGGAGTCAGCTGGATTCTACTGGcttaattaaaatatttccctGCCCTCCACATGGTATCAGCCTCAGACTCCTCCTTTGGATCTCCTGCACCCTAGAGCTGAAACACATTGGAGCTGTAACACTCAGAGCTGTATCGCAGTTATTTCTGTAACACGAGGatactttttttcatattttatttataattagtaGACTACAAAATTGTAAGCTTATAGTTTATAGTTGCACATCACACCAATCACCAAAATTCTCCACtctcccaactcccaaagataaccactataattgTCAAaagccttagaaacagtttgctttttttgtttctttctcaagttcatgtgtataagttctttagattccacatgagtaaaCTTTCTGGTAATTgtcttccatccattttgtcccaaaagatacaatatcatcttttgacTACAGAGTATTTTTCCACGGAATatatatcctgtaacttcttGAGCCAGTCTTCTGTTGatagacatttaggctgcttccactgttTGGTTATTCAGAATAACGTAGCTAAGAACATAGGGGTGtacatgtcccttcaaattagtgttttgagagtcttttggataaatgccgaagagtggtattgctgaaacAAAAGGCAATCCaggatacttttttattttatttattttttaaaatgtttttattatctttatttactggatagagacagccagaaatcgagacggaaggaggtaatagagagcagcagaaacagagagacacctgcagtcctgtttaaccactcacaaagctttccccctgcaggtggggactgggggctcaaatccaggtccttgagtgttgtaatatgtgcgctcaaccaggtgcgccaccacccggcccccaggatATCTTTTTATAAACTCACCTTTCAATGGCTCTAAAAGAAAGTCATCTGATATAAACAGTAAGAAGAATGATTTTGTTGAAGGTGCTGACTTGCTAATTTGAATATTCTAAAATAGAGATAGtaaatggtcattttttttctccccatggaACTATCGTTAATGGACTTCGTTAATAATGAAGTGAAGTCACTTAAGGCAAAGGCAAAACAGTATCACAAATACCTCAGATGACTACTAGGGCAAAATTTTCAAAATGTTGCAAGCTGTCTGCATGCTTCAAGTAGCAATTTACATGCATAATTAGGTGCAATCAACAGTTTTGAAATGTAATATATTTTCTGAGCCCATATTTACTTAAgacagatgcaaaaaaaaaaaaaaccacattctgcaacccttttgcccccccataggacagaaaatgggaaaatactTGCATTTAACAACAGGAACATTACAAGAACATTGCtaaatttaaaatacatttagaTAAAGTAGTGTATCTTTCTTTTGATTTATTCTTCATTTAGTCTTTAAAGTAAATTCACAAATATATTTTGCAAGTAAGTAACAAGCATGTAAAAATAACTTATCAGTCAGctatttcaacttctgttgaactGACATGcaattttaatttctatattgTAGAAGAAAAATCTGTCAAACTCAAAACTTCATTGCCGAAAATAACATTAGTTTTCTCCTGCTTTAAGAAAGGGCTTCATTCTTTAGGTATAACAAATATCTTTTGTAATGATTCATATAAAAAGATGAATTAAATTGTCAGTATCTTTCCTTACCATGGTTTTCAAATGAGTGTTCATGGTGAATTTCTATTACCTTACTATTTTCAGTTTAAGAGGCAATGATTGTGTACTAGGTAGTAAGGCATTCTGCTAAGCACTTTACACAGATAATTTCACTGACCATTATAAAAACACTGTAAGAATTGATTTATTAGAATGTATTGAAAGGAAATGGAGGGCAACTTCTTTAAATGGACATAGCCATGTTTTCTTTGCTAGGACATTGTTATACAAAGGCTTGTAATATCATCTAAAAATGATAGCGAAACAGAAGGCAAACTTATTTCATCTTTAGCACGGTACAAACTTAGAAAATGAGCGTGAAATGTAGGTTTTTAAACACTGAAAAGACTGAGTAATTCAgtgtgtatactttttttttatttccaaaagCGTGTTCATGTTGCATTATCCAAGTTGACTGTCTACACTGATTACAATGGCAATTAATTCTGTCACACAGGCAGAGTCAGAGATTAAGAGACAGTGGATTTTGCTATGTAAAAGTTGTCTTTCAGTTAATGAAGAGCAGTTATGAGATGAACAATATAAATCTTTAATTTCACTAGGTGTTACCAATGATACATTACATGTTAGAAAGAAAAAGCCCCACCTTCAGCTAAGAAATGCATGAATAGTTCATTTATCTGCGCATCCATTTGGGGGCATGATGGAACTCAAAGCACAGAACAATGGGCTCTGTTTAATATTAAGCAGGTGCTTCTTAATCCGTTATTTCTCTCCATAGCTGCTAGAAGGTCTCTCCCTACATTCAGAGTTGCAGCAGCAGTCGCAGTGAAGTTGTGAGGTTCTCCCCAGGACCCGGTCACGTTAAATTTAGAAGTCATACAGATCACCTGACTGTCCGCGAGGAGCCCTGACTTAAAGAATCGCCAAGTCCAACCTTGTCACCTCGGATCAATGTATTTATAGAAACAGCTCACCTCCCGCcctccgggggaagctggggttcCCTCCGGAAGCTCCTGGACCCCCCCTGCCCAGGACGCCCTTCCAGCCAGAAGAGCTCGCTCTGGGGGATCCGCGGCGTCCAGCTGGCGCACCgcaccccccccgcccccattgGGGGGACGTTGCAGTAAATACCTGGCAGCGACTTCTcgcctcccctttctcttccccaatCGACCCTCTGCTGCTGAGCTTTACGCCAAACTCGGGCGCGCAGCGAGACTCGCGTCCCCGCCACCCGCGCCGCCCCGCGCCGCCCTGCGCCGCGCCCCACCCCTCCCGGGTTCTAGTCCGCGCGCGGGCGGCGAGCGGAGGTCCATTTCCTGCCCGGGATTTGCCGCTGGTTCGCCTCTTGACTCCACTTGTCTAGTGCCGGGCTGCGGGGTGTGGAGCGGCGAGCGGCGGAGCCCCGGGAGCGCACACGCACGCTCCGGAGGGGTCGACCCCGGAGACGCGCTCCGCCGCGAGGGACCCGGCCGGCGTGCGGCTGGGTTGGcccggggctggggggtgggcgcGCCGGCCAGCTGCCCTCCGCCCGCCTCTCCTTCCAGTCCTCGCTCTCGTCCCCGCCCCCTCGCCGCGCCTCCCGTGCGGGGGTGGCAAGGGCAAAGGTGAGAGGTCAGCGCTCGGCCAGCGGGCGGGGAGTGTCCATTTCACGTGCACCTGACATCCTCGGGGTTGCCAGTTTCGCCCGCCAAGCCCGGCGGCGTTCTGGTTTGTTGTTCCAGTAACTTTGTTCAGAAGGTtggaggggtggtggggggacGCCGAGGGCCCCCAGAAGAAGCTGCAAAAAGCTAGGAGCATCGAGGACCGGGAGGCCGGCCAGGTCCCCGAGCGGCCCCGGGGCTGGGCGCGCGGTGGGGAGgaggcgccgcc from the Erinaceus europaeus chromosome 21, mEriEur2.1, whole genome shotgun sequence genome contains:
- the LOC103108627 gene encoding LOW QUALITY PROTEIN: sterile alpha motif domain-containing protein 1 (The sequence of the model RefSeq protein was modified relative to this genomic sequence to represent the inferred CDS: inserted 1 base in 1 codon; deleted 6 bases in 3 codons), with the protein product MGSGRGETPSTSISIFPFTGGQDKSGAESWQRRSAAPQLPVARMARRGGAASRAPSLPPPFARAPRSSARARLLGSGAGGVXAGEREERAAACPWSGGLQAPPAVSPLSRAHPGGGGGASSPPRAQPRGRSGTWPASRSSMLLAFQLLLGALGVPPPPLQPSEQSYWNNKPEQRGLEGEAGGGSAAEGRLGKRKGRREVAARYLLQRPPNGGGGGAVRQLDAADPPERALLAGRASWAGGVQELPEGTPASPGGREVSCFYKYIDPR